One part of the Streptomyces sp. NBC_01264 genome encodes these proteins:
- a CDS encoding DUF6197 family protein: MPHPTHAPPIPARTIAPPAELSLEARMAATEAAMTIRLEEAAVAYEVNTAHIPTEPVDLGDIVTLPLTPTLQPPTPYPTPVAALLQRAHHRLLTGGWCSGALVDAEGARCLYGAIHAEARGDRSLEARGLEVLMDAIRRQFNDVDSVPSFNDGFTSGRIPMRMLDQAAGLADARGL; this comes from the coding sequence ATGCCCCACCCCACCCACGCCCCGCCCATACCGGCCCGCACCATCGCGCCGCCCGCCGAACTGTCGCTGGAGGCCCGCATGGCCGCCACAGAAGCGGCGATGACCATCCGGCTGGAAGAGGCGGCCGTCGCCTACGAGGTCAACACCGCGCACATCCCCACCGAGCCGGTCGACCTGGGCGACATCGTCACCCTCCCGCTCACCCCGACGCTCCAGCCCCCGACTCCGTACCCGACCCCGGTCGCGGCGCTCCTTCAGCGCGCGCACCATCGGCTGCTCACCGGCGGATGGTGCTCCGGCGCCCTGGTCGACGCGGAAGGTGCCCGCTGCCTGTACGGCGCGATCCACGCCGAAGCCCGCGGCGACCGCAGCCTCGAAGCCCGTGGACTGGAGGTCCTGATGGATGCGATCCGCCGCCAGTTCAACGATGTCGACTCCGTGCCGTCCTTCAACGACGGCTTCACCAGCGGCCGCATCCCGATGCGGATGCTCGACCAGGCCGCCGGCCTCGCCGACGCCCGCGGCCTCTGA
- a CDS encoding RRQRL motif-containing zinc-binding protein — translation MPRRRIRRRRELAVRVPRSEAVLPEFDRNTVPEGLVTRRQLREMQLSPGGNAGPVAILRCKLCATRPQWSCRHPNRGFLLRVDLAAPKRAPSLAQEWALDRAMAARSTCPECKRRYWYCLPLRTQGRCDPCAQGYEPSPDTYLTTEATAGHRLAA, via the coding sequence ATGCCGCGCCGCCGCATCAGGCGCCGCCGCGAGTTGGCGGTCCGGGTGCCGCGCAGCGAGGCGGTACTGCCCGAGTTCGACCGCAACACGGTGCCCGAAGGGCTCGTGACCCGACGGCAGTTACGGGAGATGCAACTGAGTCCCGGCGGCAACGCGGGCCCGGTCGCCATCCTGCGCTGCAAGCTGTGCGCGACCCGCCCGCAGTGGTCCTGCCGACATCCCAACCGCGGCTTCCTGCTCCGCGTCGACCTGGCCGCGCCCAAGCGGGCCCCGTCGCTCGCCCAGGAATGGGCCCTGGACCGGGCGATGGCCGCAAGATCCACCTGCCCCGAATGCAAGCGCAGGTACTGGTACTGCCTGCCCCTGCGTACCCAGGGTCGCTGCGACCCCTGCGCCCAGGGATATGAGCCCAGCCCCGACACCTACCTCACCACCGAGGCCACCGCCGGACACCGGCTGGCCGCGTAG
- a CDS encoding GGDEF domain-containing protein codes for MDSALRLQARAGQRALLITTLAVPLTGWTVHALTLHRLLAHARKDRLTGLWCRPEFVAYGERLVRTRRRNTVHVLMLDGVDFKGVNDTYGHAAGDTVIQTMGRRLARWSSNRTALAARLGGDEFAVCVALPQETALAEITELREQLRQPLQHEGHTLRLDVSIGISRAADLPSETMSRILRGADTAMYKVKNGETAFPYFATRADAYVESVNGRRAGRRGTHTPARAA; via the coding sequence ATGGACTCCGCCCTGCGCTTACAGGCCCGAGCCGGGCAACGCGCGCTCCTCATCACCACCCTCGCGGTCCCGCTCACCGGCTGGACCGTCCACGCACTGACGCTCCACCGGCTCCTGGCCCACGCCCGCAAGGACCGCCTTACCGGCCTGTGGTGCCGCCCCGAGTTCGTCGCCTACGGCGAACGGCTCGTGCGCACCCGCCGCCGGAACACCGTGCATGTCCTGATGCTGGACGGCGTCGACTTCAAAGGCGTCAACGACACCTACGGCCACGCCGCGGGCGACACCGTCATCCAGACCATGGGCCGCCGCCTCGCCCGCTGGAGCTCCAACCGTACGGCGCTCGCGGCCCGGCTGGGTGGCGACGAGTTCGCCGTCTGCGTGGCACTTCCGCAGGAGACTGCCCTCGCGGAGATCACCGAACTGCGCGAGCAATTGCGTCAGCCCCTCCAGCACGAGGGGCACACGCTGCGCCTGGACGTCTCGATCGGCATCTCCCGCGCGGCCGACCTGCCCAGCGAGACCATGAGCCGGATCCTGCGCGGCGCGGACACCGCCATGTACAAGGTCAAGAACGGGGAGACGGCGTTCCCGTACTTCGCGACGCGGGCCGACGCGTACGTGGAGAGCGTCAACGGCCGCCGCGCCGGCCGCCGTGGCACGCACACCCCGGCGCGTGCCGCATGA
- a CDS encoding nucleoside 2-deoxyribosyltransferase domain-containing protein, with protein sequence MPSPPVPSWRPDAMRALAEQWTDPRTLTVLSPESRNGDRADRYETQVDWETYARAAASAILFWIPRDLKTLPAMTTNVEFGLDVGTGRAVLGCPPDCPNPERNRYLIYVAHRHGVPVRTTLTDTVTAALTLISITHPEQEDPR encoded by the coding sequence GTGCCATCGCCGCCCGTCCCGTCCTGGAGGCCCGACGCCATGCGGGCACTCGCCGAGCAGTGGACCGACCCCCGGACGTTGACCGTCCTGAGCCCCGAATCCCGCAACGGCGACCGCGCAGACCGCTACGAGACCCAGGTCGACTGGGAGACCTACGCCCGCGCCGCAGCGAGCGCGATCCTCTTCTGGATCCCCCGCGACCTGAAGACGCTGCCGGCCATGACCACCAACGTCGAGTTCGGCCTCGACGTCGGAACCGGCCGGGCAGTGCTGGGCTGCCCGCCCGACTGCCCCAACCCCGAACGCAACCGCTACCTGATCTACGTCGCCCACCGCCACGGCGTACCGGTCCGCACCACCCTGACCGACACCGTCACAGCCGCCCTCACCCTCATCTCCATCACCCACCCCGAACAGGAGGACCCCCGATGA
- a CDS encoding ParB/RepB/Spo0J family partition protein, which translates to MSKKDMLGRGSSFGSASGRSARRGAIDQTIGSGDTAGTNSLTDLPVPTISENPDNPRNHLRNLDDTVESVREVGVILPIVVGTVDAYLRSRPERAEDLDEGAQYVVIDGHRRLEAARRVGLATIPVRVDDARLSTDEKLLEAAFITNYHREDMTDLEEAHALKQLVEHYGGSQTRACKRLSMSPSTLSSKLSLLKLSPELQKDLMTGERRTEHVRNLSKLSPDAQKAKATERAAAAQERSRARHKPVSAPEEIHGVKSNEQVTDSRESIPEPRANPSATMSDRRPQDGPFPFHDGEAAAALLLAHMPQEERNKVCTMLLDGMEVEPSAIG; encoded by the coding sequence GTGAGCAAGAAGGACATGCTCGGCCGCGGTTCCTCGTTCGGTTCTGCCTCAGGTCGCAGCGCTAGGCGGGGCGCGATCGATCAGACGATTGGCAGTGGTGACACGGCTGGGACGAACAGCCTGACGGACCTGCCGGTGCCCACGATCAGCGAGAACCCCGACAACCCTCGCAACCATCTGCGCAACCTGGACGACACCGTCGAATCGGTGCGCGAGGTCGGGGTCATCCTGCCGATCGTGGTCGGCACAGTCGACGCGTACCTCCGTAGCCGGCCCGAGCGCGCCGAGGACTTGGACGAAGGTGCCCAGTACGTGGTCATCGACGGACATCGACGCCTGGAGGCAGCCCGGCGAGTAGGGCTGGCCACTATCCCGGTGCGGGTCGATGATGCTCGACTGAGCACGGACGAGAAGCTTCTGGAAGCTGCATTCATCACGAACTACCACCGTGAGGACATGACAGACCTGGAAGAAGCACACGCCCTCAAGCAGCTTGTGGAACACTACGGCGGCTCGCAGACCAGGGCGTGTAAGCGGCTGTCGATGTCCCCGTCAACCCTCTCCAGCAAGCTCTCGCTGCTGAAGCTGTCGCCGGAGCTCCAGAAGGACCTGATGACGGGGGAGCGACGGACTGAGCACGTCCGCAACCTCAGCAAGTTGTCGCCCGACGCCCAAAAGGCCAAGGCCACCGAACGTGCGGCAGCGGCCCAGGAGCGTTCTCGCGCACGACACAAGCCCGTCTCCGCGCCCGAAGAAATTCACGGCGTGAAAAGTAACGAACAGGTCACGGACTCCCGCGAGTCCATTCCGGAGCCGCGCGCCAACCCCTCGGCCACCATGTCTGATCGCCGCCCCCAGGATGGCCCGTTCCCCTTTCATGACGGGGAAGCCGCCGCGGCGCTCCTTCTGGCACACATGCCGCAGGAGGAGCGCAACAAGGTGTGCACCATGCTGCTGGACGGCATGGAGGTAGAGCCCTCGGCCATCGGCTGA
- a CDS encoding ParA family protein, with the protein MASPYPDGDREKVASKLPPTLQKQLKIRCAELDLDIQDAVTAAVTAWRGSARQAPTVDTAGARSFSTWLPPGMYDDFKGTCAERDVSYIQGLAQSVQVWLDDNPSPKQAASSCPRRIVVCNQKGGVGKTTVAAGVAEAHAEEEGVGARCLQSFVETLSATELERMNLTREQLLSVIAESTAGGQRVLLVDFDPQLHLSNQLGIPPIAIGQESLVSHMIGDAKGEIRDLLATIDDPRFAGRLQVLPGTRDGFLLDSKLAVTAINVRGFQKEAALERALHPLESDFDVIIIDSPPSLGLAMDAALYFARRRPEERFGHSGVLIPVQSEDSSADAYEMLVEQIEDLEEDLHLEIDSLGIVVNLFDSRRGYIATSSLTEWHNLEGQRVIAVVDDLKEQRETVRLKKPLLAYVPESKQANVMRLIAAGAGK; encoded by the coding sequence ATGGCCTCTCCCTACCCTGATGGAGACCGGGAAAAGGTGGCGTCCAAGCTGCCCCCCACGCTCCAGAAGCAGCTCAAGATCCGCTGCGCTGAACTCGATCTGGACATCCAAGACGCGGTCACAGCAGCTGTCACCGCGTGGCGCGGCAGTGCACGGCAAGCACCGACCGTGGATACCGCAGGCGCCCGATCGTTCTCGACCTGGCTCCCGCCAGGCATGTACGACGACTTCAAAGGCACCTGCGCCGAGCGTGATGTCTCCTACATCCAGGGCCTCGCACAGAGCGTCCAGGTCTGGCTCGACGACAACCCTTCGCCGAAGCAGGCCGCGTCATCTTGTCCGCGGCGGATCGTCGTGTGCAATCAGAAGGGTGGGGTCGGTAAAACGACCGTTGCGGCCGGCGTCGCTGAGGCACACGCCGAGGAGGAGGGTGTCGGCGCCAGATGCCTCCAGAGCTTCGTGGAGACGCTCTCTGCCACGGAACTCGAGCGGATGAACCTCACACGGGAACAACTGCTGTCGGTCATCGCCGAATCGACTGCGGGCGGGCAGAGGGTTCTCCTCGTCGATTTTGACCCCCAGCTGCACTTGAGCAACCAACTTGGCATCCCGCCAATTGCCATTGGGCAGGAGAGCCTGGTCAGCCACATGATCGGGGACGCAAAGGGCGAAATCCGGGACCTCCTGGCAACCATCGACGATCCCCGCTTCGCAGGTCGACTCCAGGTTCTGCCGGGCACACGAGACGGCTTCCTACTCGATTCCAAGCTCGCGGTCACGGCCATCAACGTGCGGGGCTTCCAGAAGGAAGCGGCCCTTGAGCGCGCCCTCCACCCGCTGGAGAGCGACTTCGACGTCATCATCATTGACTCGCCCCCCAGCCTTGGTCTGGCGATGGATGCCGCTCTCTACTTCGCCCGCAGGCGCCCGGAAGAGCGTTTCGGGCACTCAGGCGTTCTCATCCCCGTTCAGTCCGAAGACAGTTCCGCCGACGCCTACGAGATGCTCGTCGAGCAGATCGAAGACCTGGAGGAGGACCTGCACCTGGAGATCGATTCCCTCGGCATCGTGGTGAACCTCTTCGACAGCCGTCGCGGATACATCGCCACGTCGTCCCTCACCGAGTGGCACAACCTCGAGGGTCAGCGCGTCATCGCCGTCGTGGACGACCTCAAGGAGCAGCGCGAAACCGTGCGGCTCAAGAAGCCCCTACTTGCGTACGTCCCGGAGAGCAAGCAGGCCAACGTCATGCGTCTCATCGCGGCAGGAGCTGGCAAGTGA